The following proteins come from a genomic window of candidate division KSB1 bacterium:
- the speB gene encoding agmatinase, with amino-acid sequence MISSQEIESNNQSVILIGFPFDEYSSYLKGAAKAPQAIRDALKSESTNSFSESGLDLSIPDVLKDFGDVVFSSDEYVSKIGTSIQGILRSDQIPIALGGDHSITYPIVKAFHKKYPLLNILHFDAHPDLYDEFQGNRFSHACPFARIMEENLASRLIQLGIRTCTQHQRDQAKKFGVEMIEMKDWTQKFSIDFEGPIYISFDLDVLDPAYAPGVSHHEPGGASIRQVLNVIQQLNCKIVGADVVELNPERDPFGITAMTAAKIVKEIAAKMIQK; translated from the coding sequence ATGATATCATCTCAAGAGATAGAATCCAACAATCAGAGCGTAATACTAATCGGGTTTCCATTTGATGAATATTCATCGTATTTGAAGGGCGCTGCCAAAGCGCCGCAAGCTATTCGGGATGCTTTAAAATCGGAATCGACCAACTCCTTTAGTGAATCAGGGCTTGATCTGAGTATTCCTGATGTACTTAAAGATTTTGGTGATGTTGTGTTTTCTTCTGATGAATATGTAAGCAAGATCGGCACATCCATTCAAGGTATTCTCCGAAGTGACCAAATCCCAATAGCGCTTGGAGGAGATCACTCTATCACATATCCGATTGTCAAAGCATTTCATAAAAAATATCCGCTGTTAAATATTCTTCATTTTGACGCCCATCCTGATCTTTACGATGAATTCCAGGGTAACCGGTTTTCGCACGCCTGTCCATTTGCAAGGATCATGGAAGAAAATCTAGCGTCGCGGCTTATTCAACTAGGGATTCGAACCTGCACGCAACACCAAAGAGATCAGGCAAAAAAATTTGGTGTTGAAATGATCGAAATGAAAGATTGGACTCAAAAATTCAGTATTGATTTCGAGGGACCAATTTATATATCGTTTGATTTGGATGTGCTGGATCCCGCTTATGCCCCTGGTGTTTCACATCATGAGCCAGGTGGCGCTTCAATTCGGCAAGTATTAAATGTAATTCAACAATTAAACTGCAAGATAGTCGGTGCAGATGTTGTTGAATTAAATCCGGAAAGAGATCCGTTTGGTATAACAGCAATGACGGCTGCTAAAATTGTTAAAGAAATCGCAGCAAAAATGATCCAGAAATAG
- a CDS encoding tetratricopeptide repeat protein → MPTQKKPEKGKPVQKQTTVILSLATVFFLFSGYHFVNALKKGPEHIHSRDDAPKNQQQTNQQVPDVLTHEEMHALEEQLKLDPENFENLRHLGHLYLEERLPGKAVEVFRKAALLNPSALDVYVELGVALRQNGQPDQAAEVLTRISNSVPEFTDAWLQLAITYRFGLEDNQKALQAFEKFLTLDSESPIVAQVKQEIEAIKSEMKN, encoded by the coding sequence GTGCCAACACAAAAAAAACCTGAAAAAGGAAAACCAGTTCAAAAACAAACCACAGTGATTCTATCTCTTGCAACTGTATTTTTTTTGTTTTCTGGTTATCATTTCGTGAATGCATTGAAGAAAGGACCGGAGCACATACATTCTCGAGATGATGCGCCAAAAAACCAACAGCAAACAAACCAACAAGTTCCAGATGTTTTAACCCACGAAGAAATGCATGCCCTGGAGGAACAACTAAAATTAGATCCGGAAAACTTTGAAAATCTTAGACATTTAGGCCATTTGTATCTTGAAGAACGCCTGCCGGGAAAAGCTGTTGAAGTATTCCGAAAGGCAGCTTTGTTGAATCCAAGCGCTTTAGACGTTTATGTTGAACTTGGCGTAGCCCTTAGGCAAAACGGTCAACCCGATCAAGCTGCAGAAGTGTTGACCCGCATTTCCAATTCCGTGCCAGAGTTTACAGATGCATGGTTACAATTAGCCATTACCTATCGATTTGGCTTAGAAGATAATCAAAAGGCTCTGCAAGCATTTGAGAAATTTCTAACACTAGATTCGGAAAGTCCAATTGTTGCACAAGTAAAACAAGAAATTGAAGCGATAAAATCTGAAATGAAAAATTAG